The genomic segment GGCTGGACTTTGCCAAAGAGATCGTTCCCATGAATCCTTTTATTAATTATGCCCTACAATCATCTCTCCCCTCTGAAAAATTTCATGATGTAACGGAAGGATATGGCCTCTTTATGCAACTACCCCTCGATCCAGGAGCGGAAGATGCTGAACAGGTGACTCAAATCATCACCAAAATACATCAAATTTAAAAAAATTGTTCAGTCCCGAGAGAAAACAATGATAATAAGCATCGCCAGCGGCAAAGGTGGTACCGGCAAAACCACAATTTCCACCAACCTCGCCATAAGCCTTGAAGGTAAGGCCAAGCTTCTTGACTGTGATGTCGAAGAACCCAATGCTCACCTTTTCATCAAACCTGAGATCACTCTACGAGAAGAGTCCACCGTTTTTGTCCCTGTAATAGATGAATCGCTCTGCAACGGCTGTAAAAAATGTGCCGATATATGCAGATTCAACGCCCTTGCCGTCATTGGCAAGAAGGTACTCTGCTTCCCCGAACTCTGTCACAGCTGTGAAGGTTGCCTCCTTGTTTGCCCTGAACAGGCGATTTCTGCAGGCACCCGATCCCTTGGCTGGGTGGAAGAGGGAAAAAGAGAAAATATGGATTTTGTTCAGGGATGCATGCGCATCGGTGAGGCAATGTCACCTCCCCTTATCCGCGATGTCCGTAACAGAATCAAGGAAGGTGAAATTGCAATCATAGATGCCCCTCCAGGAACATCTTGCCCCGTTATTACCGCCATGAAGGATACCGACTTTGTCCTCTTGGTAACAGAGCCCACCCCCTTTGGCCTCCACGACCTTACCCTCGCTGTAGAGGCCGTCAAGGCACTTGGTATCCCCTGCGGGCTGATCATCAACCGGGCAAATCTGGGCTATGACAAGGTACATGAGTATATAGCCTCGGAACAGATCCCCATCCTCCTGGAAATCCCCTTTGATCGAAAAATTGCTGAAATTTATTCCCAGGGAAAGATTCTTGTAGACGAATTGCCAGAATGGAAAGAGATTTTCCAGAGTCTTTTCAAAGACATTGTTAATATCATCCAGAAAGAGCAGGTGAAGCAATGAAAGAGCTTGTTATTATTAGTGGAAAAGGTGGCACAGGCAAGACAAGCATTACTGCGGCATTTGCCTCACTTGCCAAGAATCACATTCTCTGCGACGCAGATGTAGATGCAGCCGATCTCCACCTGCTTACCCAGCCGACAATCGAACAGAGCCATGACTTCATGGGCGGCTGCCTAGCCGAGATCCGCCAAGACAAGTGCATAAGCTGCGGAACATGCCGAGATCTTTGCAAGTTTGGAGCCATCTCAGAAGATTTTGTCGTAGATCCCATTGGCTGTGAAGGCTGCGGTATCTGCGTTGACTTTTGCCCAGAACAGGCAATTGAATTTCCTCAGCAGAAGTGTGGCGATTGGTTTATCTCCTCCTGTAAATTCGGCCCCATGGTTCATGCCAGACTAGGCATTGCCGAAGAGAACTCCGGGAAGCTTGTCAGCCTCATCCGTAAGGAGGCAAAACAACTAGCCATGACAGATAGTTATGACTTGATCCTCACCGATGGCCCTCCAGGTATTGGTTGCCCTGTTATTGCTTCAATCACGGGAGCAACTGCCCTACTTCTGATTGTAGAGCCATCGCTCTCCGGCCTGCATGATATGCAGCGCGTGGCCCAGCTAGCCCAGCATTTCGCCATACCAACAATGGCCTGTATCAATAAATTTGACCTCAACCTTGAAGTAACAAAAGCCATTGAAGATTCTGCTGAAAAGTTAGGCCTGACAGTAGTCGGTCACGTTCCATTCAATCCAGTTTTTACCTACTCAATGGTGGAAGGTAAAAATATTTTCGAGTACGGAAAAGAGCCTGAATTGCTCGATAATATTAAAGAAATTTGGCAGAAAATATCTTCTTCCAAGCCCATGACAGATAGCGAGAAAATCATACCTCTTGCCCAGTAATTTTTACAAGGAGAACTAAAAAAATGGCTAAAATTCGCATTGCAATCCCATCCAACGGTGAAGGTGGTCTCGACGGAACACGTGCAGGACACTTTGGTCACTGTGATGTCTTTACCTTTATTGACGCGGAAGATGGAAAAATCATAGAAGTATCAACTACCGAGAACTTGGAGCACATTCAAGGCGGTTGCATGGTGCCTGTTAATCTACTTGCAGAGCACAAGGTCAACGCCCTGGTTGTCGGTGGTATTGGCATGCGCCCACTCATGGGCTTTAAGCAGGTCGGTATCGAAGTATATCACGATGCAGAACGAATGGATATCCGCCCCGTTGTTGAAGATATGCTTGCAGGAAAGCTTCAACTTATTTCAAACGACCAAGTATGTGGTGGTGGTCAACAATAAACCCATTAGCCGGTAGAGGAAAATAAAATGAAAATAGCCATAACCGCAACCGGCCCAAACCTGGATAGCCCTATTGATCCCCGTTTTGGCCGAGCTGCCTATATTATTATTGTCGATCCAGAGAGCATGATCTTTGAGGCAGTAGACAATAGCACCAACGTCAACTCATTTAAAGGCGCGGGCATCCAAGCAGCCACTATGGTACACGACAAAGGCGCAGAAGTGCTGATGACTGGATACTGTGGGCCAAAGGCATTTCAAATAATCGAAACTGCTGGCATCAAAGTGGTAAGCGATACAACAGGCACCGTGGCCAATGCAGTGGAGAAATTCAACAAAGGAAATCTCCAATACACAAGCGCAGCAAACGCTGAAGCACACTGGTAAACTGAACTTGGTAACTGAGTATCTGCAGTAAAACGTTTACTCCCATCAAGGTGAAAAAACAGCCTTTTAACTTTTATCCTAGTTAAAACAGTTAAAAGTCTGATATACTTTTTTCACCTTGAGTTTTTTATTTTACACTTAAATGGGTGGCAAACAGTTCCAGAACAACCTCCCCTTTATAAGCTGACATCCCTTCTCCCGCTAACCATGAGGCTGTTTTATGAAATCGGGTAAATTCATTGCCTATAGTGCAATTATTGCTCTATTCACTGCAGTTGTCCTGTTTTTCTATCTTCTCGACACGTCAAAGGCCCTCTCCTATCTATCAACAGATCCCAAGGCCTGTATCAACTGTCACGTAATGAATGCCCAGTATGCAAGTTGGCAACATAGCTCCCATGCCAATCAGGCAGGTTGTATTGACTGCCACCTGCCAACGGATAGCTTTGTCCATAAATACATCTCTAAGGCACGAGACGGATGGAACCACAGCGTCGCCTTTACCCTCAACACCTATGCACCCCGAATTGAGATAAGTGCCGATGGGGCAAGACGGGTACAGGCCAACTGTATCTCCTGCCACAACAGGCTGACCGGCACCATCCGGGCAAACGAAGATAAGTACCACGATTTTTCAAAAGCAAAAGCGACAGAAAGAAAATGCTGGGATTGCCATCGAAACGTTCCCCATGGCGGCGTGCACAGCATCATATCAGCTCCAAATAATCTTGGTGTAAGAGAATTACAATAGGAGGAAACCCTGTGAATAAGTCCTATAAAATATTACTGACAGGATCGGTGATTGCAATTGGTGCCATGGGCCTCATGGCAAACTCCATCAACAGTCGAGAGGCAGAGCGAAAAGAGATCAACACGGGGCCTGTTGTCCAGGCTGAGGGAGTGGCCAGCAAAAACGAAGAGTGGTATCGTTACTATCCGCGAGAATACGATAGTTGGAAACAGACAAAAAAAAGCGACAAAATCACCGATCTTCTGAGAGAAAAGCCTCAACTTGCGATCATCTGGGCCGGCTATGGCTTTGCCAAAGATTACAACGCCCCACGAGGTCATTTCTACGCCATCCAGGACAACATCAACACCCTGCGCACCGGCGCCCCCACGGGACCATCCAATGGACCAATGCCCACGGCCTGCTGGACCTGTAAATCCCCCGATGTCCCCCGTCTGATGGACGAGGTGGGTGAAAATGAATTCTTTACCGGAAAATGGGCCAAATATGGGAACCAAATCGTCAACCCCATTGGTTGCGCTGACTGTCACAATAGCCAGACGGGTAACCTCGGCTTTAGTCGACCTCACCTGGGAAGAGCACTTGAGGCCAGTGGAGTAAATCTTGACGAGATCACCTTCCAAGACATGCGCACCCTGGTCTGTGCCCAATGTCACGTCGAATATTATTTCCGGCCAACGGAATGGACAGACAAAACGGGTAAGACAAAAACTGCCAAGGTGGTTACCCTGCCCTGGGCCAAGGGACTCTCAGCTGAAAACATGGAAGAGTATTACGATGAATATAGTTTTAAGGACTGGACCCATAAGATAAGCAAGGCCCCCATGCTCAAGGCTCAGCATCCGGGTTACGAACTCTTCTCCAAGGGAATCCACGCCCAAAATGGCGTCTCCTGTGCCGACTGCCATATGCCCTACAAGCAACAGGGTTCCATCAAGTATACAGATCATAATATAGGCAATCCCCTGGATGACATAGCCAGCACCTGCCTCACCTGCCACCGTGACAGTGAAAAGGCCTTCAGGGACCGCGTTGCCAGCAAACTTGAACGCAAAGAGCAGCTCATGAAGATGGCCATGGATACTCTGGCCGCAGCCCATCTTGAAGCAGGAAAGGCCTGGGAACTTGGGGCCACAGAGGCAGAGATGCAGCCCGTACTTGAGCTCCTTCGCTCCGGCCAATGGCTATGGGATTACTCCATTGCCAGCCATGGTTCCTTCTTTCACTCTCCCGAAGAGACCCTTCGGCTCTTGGGAGTAGCCAATGACAAGGGTGGCAAAGCGCGAATAAAACTTGCGGCAATTCTGGCTCAACATGGCCTGATCGGCTATCAGGTTCCAGATTTTTCTACCAAGGAAAAAGCCCAGGCACTTGCCGGCGTCCCTCTCCAGAAGCTCATTACAGAGAAGAAGGCCTTCGAGTCAACCCTGCTTGAGCAGTGGAATGAGGAGGCCGTAAAAGCTGGCCGTCTTGATCCTAAAACCCTTGAAGGAATGAGCAACAAGAGTTCCTGGTCTCAAACCGAGCTCTCTCAGTAGAGATTCATAGCTTCCCTCTCCTAGAAATGGCCCCATTGCCAGCAGACCCTATCTGCAGGTAATGGGGTATTTATTTACCCAAAGCACAATCACGCCTGTTTTTTAAAGATCTATCAGCTCTTTCATAGTAGGTTGGCGGCCAAAACCAATAAACATTCCCCTCAACCAAGATATAAAAATGGACTTTATTAACTTTTCTCACTCAGGCCTGAAAATCAAAGAACTCACCATTACTCCGGGGGATACCTGGTGCTTTTATGGAGGAAATCTCTCGGGCAGTGAAGCGTTCCTCCAACTACTTACTGGCAACCTCGGTCACGAAGGAAAAAAACACCCAGCCGTCCTGCCTCAGGCGAGCGTGGTCTCCTTTGATAAACTCCAAGAGGTTTTTGAAGCGGAACTGGCCAAGGATGATTCAGATTTCCTTGACTACCTTGATCCCGGTACAGTTGCCGGAGACTTCCTGCCCCATGGTAGCCTCTACCACCCCCTTGTCAGCATCCTGGGAATGAAGGAAAAGCTGGAAACCGGTTTTAAGCAGCTCAGCTCAGGTCAGGCAAGAAAACTGCTTCTCCTGGAGGCCATCCTTGGTGGGAAAAAACATATTATTCTGCACACCCCCTACGACGGTTTAGACAGCAAAAGTTGCCTAGAGCTCAACCTTGCCCTCCAGGCCCTACCCGAAAACCTGACCCTGCTCCTCTTTGTTCATAACATAGATGACATACCTGACTGGTGCAGCCACATTGGCTGGTTTAAGGACAATGCCCTCTACCGCCAGGGAGACTACAAAGAGATTATCGGCGATATTCGAAGTGAAGAGCTGGAGATACGAGAGATAAACCTGCCCAGCCAGAGCCGTCCCTCCTCCGAAGAGCTACTCTATCTTCGGGCAGGATTTGGCAGCTACCAGGGAAAAAATGTCTTTACCGGCCTTAATCTACACATCCACTCCGGCGACCACCTCCTTATTACCGGGGCCAACGGCTGCGGCAAGTCGACCCTCCTCCAGATCATCACCGGAGACCATCCCGACTGCTACGTCAACGACCTCCGTCTCTTTGCCCATAAACGAGGCAGCGGCGAGTCTATCTGGGATATCAAAAAACAGATGGGTATTGTCTCCCCTGATCTACATCGAAACCACAGATGCCCGGGTTCTGCCCTGCATATTGTTATCAGCGGTCTCTATGACACCATAGGTCTTTATGTACGTCCCAGTCAGCAGGAGATTAAAGAGGGATTAAAATGGATTGCCTGGTTGGGCCTAGAGGAGAAAGCGGAAAAGCCATTTCGCAGCCTGAGCTTTGCCGAGCAACGACTGATCCTCATCGCCCGAGGTCTAATAAAGATTCCTCGCCTCCTCATCCTCGACGAGGCAAGTCAGGGACTGGACGAAAGCTACCGGGAACAGTTTATGACCGTTATAGAAAAAATTGCCCGGGAACAGCTCTCCACCATCCTCTTTGTCAGCCACCGGGAAGATGAACATCGCGATTTTTTCAAATACCACATAAAACTGGGTCAGTATAGCCCGCTAAACAGAGAGGAGAAGTAATATGATTACCGTTCTAGCCTCAATAACTGTCAAAGATGGCTCTATGGAGGAGTTTCTCCGTATATTCAAGGAGAACGTGTCAGCGGTTCTCGCCGAGGAGGGCTGTATTGAATACTACCCCGCCATCGATACCAGAACAGATCTCCCCCCCCAGATCTACCAGGAAAACACAGTAACCATCATAGAAAAATGGCAGAGCTTAGCCGCCCTCAAGGCCCATCTGGCCACAGCGCATATGCTTGCCTATAAAGAGGCCACCGCCTCCATGCTGGAAACACTCTCCCTCAAGATATTGGAAAACGCATAGGAGAGAGCACACTCTTTGCCCCCTCCTTGTCTCAGCCAATGACCAGGGCTACTGCCCCAAGTAGCCCATCGCTGAGAGCCTCAGGCCAACTACGTTCAGCCAATCTCATCGGTTGAGTAGCGGGCAGGAGGAGGGGCAACCCCATAACATATTTTCCTACACTTATACCGACTCGACGCCAAAGGTAATCACACCCTGAAGGCTGTTACCCATCAAACTATTTTCTCCACCCAACTCGTTAATTCACCGAATCAAACTAAGCGAAACTCTCTCTCCATTGATCTTCAATATCATTTTATTATCTCATTGCTATTTTTAAGAGGTAGCAGCGAGCTCTACAAACCAACATCCCAGAAAGCTGCTCTATGGCAAATATGGATAAGCCCCGACAGCCATCACCCACAAATATTTCACCTTGATGGCGAACTACACAATATTAAAATCTATTTTAAACTCATTTTTTCTGTACTTAGTGATAAGTTTGTGGGATGCTAGCAGAAATCAGCTCTTCACCAGAACTCATCCGAAGAACCAAGGGCAAAAAATAATGGTCAAGATACTCCTCATACAGGCCGCCAGAAAACTGTGGACAGCAACAAAGGATCTGTTGCCAATAATCCTCATTATAGCCTTCTTTCAGATAGTTGTCATCAAACAGCCCCTGCCAGATGCAGGAGGGATACTGACAGGATTGCTCCTGGTAATCTTGGGTCTTGCCCTCTTTGTCGAAGGACTGGAAATTGCCCTCTTCCCCATCGGCGAAAGCATGGCCCACGCCCTCTCTAAAAAAGGTAGTGTCTTTTGGGTCCTCACCTTTGCCTTTCTTCTCGGCTTCTCGACCACAATTGCAGAGCCCGCCCTGGTAGCGGTCTCCGGCAAGGCAGCAGACGTTGCCGTCCGGGGAGGCCTGCTGGAAAACACACCCCAGGCAATTGCCTCCTATGCAACAGGAATCCGACTTTCAGTGGCCTTTTCCGTTGGCCTTGCCATCCTCCTCGGCGTACTGCGTATCCTCCTGGGTTGGCCCATACATTTTATTATTATCGGCGGCTACCTGTTGGTGATGCTGATAAGCAGCGTCGCTCCCAAGGAGATAATCGGCATTGCCTACGATGCAGGAGGTGTCACCACCTCCACCATTACCGTTCCCCTCGTCACCGCTCTCGGAGTAGGTTTGGCAACGGTTATCAAAGGCAGAAGCCCCCTTCTCGATGGCTTTGGCCTCATCGCCTTCGCCTCCCTGTTACCCATGATATTCGTCATGGGCTACGGCATATTTATGTTTGGATGGGCATTATGATAATTGAACTTTTTTGGACACTGCTCTCGACCATACGGGACGTTCTTCCCATCATCCTTCTCTTTGGTTTTTTTCAACTGGTGGTACTTCGCAGCGCCCTGCCCAATCCCAGACGTCTCTGCTTTGGCATTGTCTATGTTATCCTTGGTCTTACCCTCTTTTTAGTGGGACTTGAAAACGCCCTCTTCCCCATCGGCAAGATCATGGCTACCCAACTCACCGACCCCATCTTTCTCCAAGGTGACAGGGCAAGTATCGACCTCGGCTATTGGGCAAATTATGGGTGGATATACTGTTTTGCCGCCTGCATTGGCTTTGCCACAACCATTGCGGAGCCATCCCTTATAGCTGTCGCCTATAAGGCTAATGAGGTGTCCGGTGGTGCCATTAGCAGCTGGGGCCTGCGCATCACCGTTGCCACAGGAGTTGCCATTGGCATCAGCCTTGGCTCATTTCGAATTGTCACAGGAACACCCCTATATTTATATATAATGGTAGGGTATATTATTGTTATATTACAAACATTTTTCACCCCAAAATCCATTATCGCCCTGGCCTACGACTCGGGCGGAGTGACAACCTCCACGGTAACGGTACCCATTGTAACAGCGCTTGGACTCGGACTTGCCACCTCTGTGCCTGGACGATCTCCTGCAATTGACGGCTTTGGCCTCATCGCCTTTGCCTCTCTTTTTCCTATTATTACGGTATTAGGATATGCTCAATATATTCATTGGGTAAGTACTCGGAATAAGAAACCCATAAAGGAGTAAAATATGCGATTTCAACTTATTCTAGCATCCGTTAAATCGGATATCACAGATAAGGTTGTTGATGGAGCAAAGGCAGCGGGAGCAACGGGAGCAACAATTATCACTGCCCGTGGCACTGGCCTTCGTGAGGCAAAGACATTTTTTGGTCTCTCCCTGGAGGCTCAAACGGACATCATCATGTTCTTGGTAGAAGAACATGTTCTCCAACCCATACTCGATGCCATTGGTACCATAGGTGAGTTTCACAAACCAGGCACAGGCATCGCCTTTGTCCTGCCCGTGGACCAGGTTATTGGCCTTGAAAGCCAGATAGAAAGATTTAAAGAAGAAGCGCGAAAAAAATACTTTTAATATCAATTAAGAGGTCACAAGATGATTGAAAAAAAACTCGTCAGAGCCCGTGACGTAATGCGCAAACAGGTCCCCACCATCGATGGCATGGCCACCGCCCGCGATGCTGCCAATATGATGAAAGAGCATCAGGTCTCCTCATTGATCGTCAATAAAAGGGACGAAAACGATGCCTACGGTCTTATCAGCATCCAGGACCTTATCACCGAGGTTATGATCCCGGCCCGGGAGGCAGATATGGTAAATGTCTATGAACTTATGACAAAACCAATCATTTCAGTCTCTGCTGATATGGACATCCGCTATGTAATCCGTCTGCTACACAGGGTAAATATGCGCCGCGCCCCCGTGGAAGAGAATGGTCACCTGGTTGGCATGGTCACCCTCACCTCACTGGTTCTCGACCACGATCTTTTTTAACTGAAAAAAAACTACCTCCCTGAAACAGGCCTAATAGCTGGGTGCGCCCGCAAGCAACATCTCAGCAATAGTTTTCTTTACCTTGGGCAGAGAGGCCCGTTTATAGAGACAGAGCTCATTTTCAAGCTGAAGTAGCTGACTCAGATGAGGGGTGCGCTCAACATGGGGAGCACTCTCCGTTCCGGCAAAGCGTGAGGTCACAATCTCCTGGCAACGGAAACAACCGAGAAAATGACGTATCTGCCCGTTGGGAAAGCGCATAACAGCAGGGACTCCATGGGTGCGGCAAACAAGCAAGCGGTGCTTATAAAGAACACAGAGCCCCTCCCGGTTAAGAGGACACATCAGCTGCGGACGCTCCTGACGCGCCTCTGCCATCTGGCAGCCAGCGACATAGTCCCGACAACGCCCCAGGATATCGGCCTGCGCCCCCGCTTCCAGCTCAGAGAACCCCTGCCAGAGATATGCCCACTCCACATAGGTATGGTGGAGAAAATAAGAGTCACAGCAATTATCAGCACAACCATCACAGCTAAATCCTAACTCAGCCGCCACCAGGGAATAGGCATCTGCCATCTCTGCATAAGTCGCCTCCATACGAGCCATCTGCTCTGAAGAGAGAAGCAATTCAGTCATAAAAATCTCCTAGTAAATCATTAGAAAAAACGGGAAAAAGGCGCAAGCCTTCCTCTCACGGACACCCTCAAACAGCAGTGACCAGAGTACCATATTCCCACAAAGACCAACATTTTTAATGAATGCCAGCCCTTGCCAAAATATATTCACAGAAAGCAGGGTCTTACAGAATAAGGTCAATTCCTCAAAGCAGGCCCAAACAGAGGGCAGGCAGGGTTACGGGGGGAAGTTAGGCTGAGAGAAAGGGGGCGGTGAACAGGAGAGCAGAGGCATAGCTGGACAGACGAGGCAACTGCCCGCCCAGCTTTGAGCCACTAGAGGTGCTGAGGAATATCCCGTGGATCGGTCATCTTTTCAGGCGAGAGCATATCATCCAGCTCCTTCTTGGTAAGCAGACCCTTCTCCAGGACAAGATTATAAACGCTGCCACCTGTCTTCAGGGCCTCCTTGGCAATGGCAGCAGACGGCTCATAACCGATAACCGGGACCAAAGCGGTAACAAGACCAATGCTATTTTCCACATAGGAACGACAGACGTCACGATTCGCCTCAATACCGACGATGCAACGAGAGGCCAAGGTGACGCAGGCATTTTTAAGAATCATCATACCGTGGAGCAGGTCGTAGGCAATAATTGGCTCCGCCATACAGAGCTCCAACTCACTGGACTCGGCGGCCATGGAAACCACAGTATCGTAGCCAATAACCTGATAGCAGATCTGATTGACCACCTCAGGAATAACAGGATTAACCTTGCCCGGCATGATGGAAGAGCCTGGCTGCATGGGTGGCAGGTTTATCTCATTGAGACCACAACGGGGCCCGGAGGAGAGCCAGCGCAGATCATTACATATCTTTGAAATTTGCACCGCAGCCCGTTTCATGGTCGCAGACATCTGGACAAAGGTACCCGCATTTTGGGTGGCCTCAACAAGATTTCCTGCTCTTTTCAGGGGAAAGCCACTCACCTCAACAAGCTTTTCAGTTACCAGATCGGCATAGCCTAGAGGACAGTTAATGCCGGTGCCAATGGCAGTAGCCCCCATATTAATATGCATAAACTCTTCGGATGCACCCTCTATGGCACGCATGGCACTTCCCACCATTACAGCATAGGCACTAAATTCCTGGCCAAGAGTCATGGGCACCGCATCCTGATTTTCCGTTCGTCCCATCTTCAAAACATCCTTAAACTCAACGGATTTTTGCAGAAGGGCATTTTTCAGATCCTCCATCCCTCGGGCCAGGTTACGATGCGAGAGCAGTACGGCAAGTTTGACCGCCGTGGGATAGGTATCGTTGGTCGACTGAGAACAGTTGGCATGATCGTTGGGATGCAGGTACTGATACTCTCCCTTCTCATGCCCCATAAGCTCCAGACCACGGTTGGTTATGACCTCGTTGGCATTCATATTGGTGGAGGTGCCCGCCCCGCCCTGGAACATATCCACTGCAAAATGCTCATGCAATTTACCCTCTAAGAGCTCAACACAAGCTCCACAGAGAGCCTCCATCTTCTCCCCATCCATCACCCCAAGCTCAAAGTTAGCGCGAGCAGCAGCAATCTTAATAAAGGCAAATCCTTCGATGAGATGACTAAAATTACTTACCGGCACCCCGGAGATCGGAAAATTCTCTATAGCTCTCTGAGTTTGCACCCCATAATAGGCATCACCGGGAATCTCCCTATGTCCCAGGGAATCATGTTCCAGGCGAAAACCGCTCATCGTCCGTCTTTTACAGGTTTCACCATAAAGCTGCTCGGAAAGTGTGCGCATACGCCTATTGATGGCCACCGCGACCCGGGAAACCAATCGATAAAATATCTCCGGTTGCTCCTTTCTGAAAACATCAATCTTTTCCCGGGAAACCTGCCAGACCACCGCCCCTAAACGGGTATAACCTCCATTGGCATGGGAATCCTGATCAATAAAGACACCCTCGGATATCAATCCTCCCGCAGAAACGGTACCAACACGGTGAGAGCTACCATGCAGGCCACGAACAAGCTGAATCTCTCCGGCAAGAATAATTCCTGCCCAGTTTCTAGGAGTTGATTCCTGAAAGAGCCAATCACCGGCTGCATACTCTATACGCTCACCCTGAGCAAAAAATGTCTGTAAATCTACCTCTTCAATTCCCGCCGTCAGCGCTGCCTGCTTAAGAGTATTTTCATCTAACTTCATAATATCCTCCAAAAAGTTGATTGATATGCGGCCCTATATTAAAGAAACAGCCTGCCAAAAAGAGAGGCAAACACAACGGCAGAGGCAATTGTGACCAGGCCGGGTATTATAAAAGAGTGATTAAAAACATATTTACCAATCCGGGTGGTTCCTGTGTCATCAAACTCCACGGCGGCAATAAGGGTTGGATAGGTTGGCAGAACAAAAAGAGCACTGACCGCAGCAAAAGAGGCAATCGCGGTCAGCGGGCTCACCCCCAGAGTAAGAGCTACGGGCATCAGGGCCCTGGTTGTCGCCGCCTGCGAGTAGAGCAGGGTAGATGCCACAAAGAGCACTACAGAGAGAAGCCATGGGTAAGATCGTAGTAAATTGCCCGCAGTCATATGAATCTCTTCCATATGAGCTGCAACAAAGGTCGTGCCAAGCCAGGCCACCCCAAGTACACAGACACAGGCACTCATTCCCGACTTAAAGGTCGAAACGTTAAGAATATTTTTTGCCTCTATCTTGCAAAAAAAGGTGATAAAAGAGGCCGCCGTTAGCATAAAGGCAATAATGGCATTGTTTACCGGTAAGACAGGCTGAGCAACCAGGCCAACCGTAGGACTGATGCCAATA from the Desulfotalea psychrophila LSv54 genome contains:
- a CDS encoding CBS domain-containing protein, coding for MIEKKLVRARDVMRKQVPTIDGMATARDAANMMKEHQVSSLIVNKRDENDAYGLISIQDLITEVMIPAREADMVNVYELMTKPIISVSADMDIRYVIRLLHRVNMRRAPVEENGHLVGMVTLTSLVLDHDLF
- a CDS encoding P-II family nitrogen regulator; translated protein: MRFQLILASVKSDITDKVVDGAKAAGATGATIITARGTGLREAKTFFGLSLEAQTDIIMFLVEEHVLQPILDAIGTIGEFHKPGTGIAFVLPVDQVIGLESQIERFKEEARKKYF
- a CDS encoding aspartate ammonia-lyase, with amino-acid sequence MKLDENTLKQAALTAGIEEVDLQTFFAQGERIEYAAGDWLFQESTPRNWAGIILAGEIQLVRGLHGSSHRVGTVSAGGLISEGVFIDQDSHANGGYTRLGAVVWQVSREKIDVFRKEQPEIFYRLVSRVAVAINRRMRTLSEQLYGETCKRRTMSGFRLEHDSLGHREIPGDAYYGVQTQRAIENFPISGVPVSNFSHLIEGFAFIKIAAARANFELGVMDGEKMEALCGACVELLEGKLHEHFAVDMFQGGAGTSTNMNANEVITNRGLELMGHEKGEYQYLHPNDHANCSQSTNDTYPTAVKLAVLLSHRNLARGMEDLKNALLQKSVEFKDVLKMGRTENQDAVPMTLGQEFSAYAVMVGSAMRAIEGASEEFMHINMGATAIGTGINCPLGYADLVTEKLVEVSGFPLKRAGNLVEATQNAGTFVQMSATMKRAAVQISKICNDLRWLSSGPRCGLNEINLPPMQPGSSIMPGKVNPVIPEVVNQICYQVIGYDTVVSMAAESSELELCMAEPIIAYDLLHGMMILKNACVTLASRCIVGIEANRDVCRSYVENSIGLVTALVPVIGYEPSAAIAKEALKTGGSVYNLVLEKGLLTKKELDDMLSPEKMTDPRDIPQHL
- a CDS encoding DUF1538 domain-containing protein, with protein sequence MGIMIIELFWTLLSTIRDVLPIILLFGFFQLVVLRSALPNPRRLCFGIVYVILGLTLFLVGLENALFPIGKIMATQLTDPIFLQGDRASIDLGYWANYGWIYCFAACIGFATTIAEPSLIAVAYKANEVSGGAISSWGLRITVATGVAIGISLGSFRIVTGTPLYLYIMVGYIIVILQTFFTPKSIIALAYDSGGVTTSTVTVPIVTALGLGLATSVPGRSPAIDGFGLIAFASLFPIITVLGYAQYIHWVSTRNKKPIKE